GCAAAGGATTCATTTCTAACCAGTCCTTCTGATGGTACCATGGAGAAATATCAGCAGTTTGATGCTGCTGTGTCCTAAACACCTCTCCTTTCTTAAGAGCAGTTCTCAACAGGCCTCACTGACTGACTAGGATTTAATGATAACATATTggcattgtatttatttttatttttttgtacttatgtttttaaaataagatgtttTGTTTTCCATGGTCAGTggtgaaaggaaacttttctcaaaaaaatttttttattataaaacatttcaagggaggaggggatagctcagtagtagagcacacgtttagcgtgcatgaggtcctgggttcaatccccagtacccccactaaaataaatcaataaacttaattaccgtccctctccaaaaaataaaacatttcaagtaTACAAAAAATGTAGAGAATAACGTGACACCTACATCCTCATCACCCTGCTCTGTCAAATCTAAGCATTTTTGTGGATTCACTGCAGATTGGTTTTTTAAAGTGCATACATTGCAGATGGCATTTGAAGCCACTGTCTCGCCCCAGAGACAACTTCCCTACTAAATTTGGGTCTCATCCTCCTCCACACTCCTTCCCCTGTCTTCTTTTCAGATCGCAGGTGTCATGGGTTGAGTTAATACCACACCCTCAGTTTATAGCTCATTATTCCCCACAATACACCTCTTGATTTCATGTATTCCCTCATATCTCCCTATCTGCAATCTCTTTTGGTGCCCCCTACTGGCAAACATTGTAATCTGTTCATATATATCTTTTTTGTTGGGTGGGTTCTCATAAAATGGGAGCCATGGTTTCCTGTgcatgtattttctaatttacatacCCATGATTGTGTTAAATAGCTCAtcctatttttacttttcttgctCAGCACTACAATTTTAttaagatccatccatgttcctCTGGGCACACTGGCTTCTGACGGTTGCTTGGGATACCTGTGGTCCCACAGTTTACTGTCTCTTCTCCAGAGAGGACGGTCAGGCTACTTCCAGCTCCCCGACCCCACCACTCCCACTTAAATAATGCTGTGGTGAGCACCCTCATGCATAGACCCGGAGAGACCCACAACCACGTGGACCAGAAGGAGGAACAGAAGcgtcagtttcctcacttgtgaaaTACGGGTTATAATCATACGTGGCTCGTGGAGTTGCTGAAGGCCCGTGATAAATAAGGCAGGTAAGGTGCGTCGTAAGGTAGCTGTAGAGTTGTTTTATAGCCTGCAGTTACACCCCGAGGAGGAGTGAGGTGGAAAATCCTGTACTCAACTGACACAGGGGAGCTGAATGAGGAATGGTCTTGCGGCGGTCTTTgcgggagagggaggcaggtgggaaaaTGCCTCATGGTAGCTCTTTTGCAAGCCTGCTTACCTCCCTTTGTTTCAGGAGGAATCAGCAAGAGTTCTGCTATGGTCCGGGTCAGACCACAGTTAAATATTGCTTATGTGGAGATGTGCAAGGTTGTCAGGGAGCCATGGGGGAACCGTTCCCCATAGTCTCACCCCACAGGTCATCTGCCTACGGCAAAAAGGGGAAACAGATCTCTCCAGACAGCTAGTGGCCACCTACTTGCCTAGGGATTAGACTCAGCCACCACTAACGGAAGACATGCACAAGAAGGATTCTTGCAAAAAAACCTGAACTGCCTCTAATTAGGCCTTTAGAACTAACTTCCAGTTTATAAGGACTACAGATGGCAGCAGACGCTAAATGACCTGAGGAAACAATTAGGCAAATCCAGACTAGGGGACATTCTATGAGGCAGTGGGCCTGGCCTCTTCAATTCTTGCAAGAGTGGGTAGGGTGGAAGGGGAGAATTCTAGAATTTACAAACTACTAGAGACCTAAAAATCAGAATGCAGGTGAAACTTGATTGGATCCTGGTACCAAAAATAAACGAATTAAACACTAGTAAAAGAAGTTTTGAGGTACAATTTGGGAAATCTGAACATGAGACATTAGAGAATTCGTGTTAGTTTTTCTTAGGACTGATAACGGTATGAAGGAACATGCCATTTTTCAGAGATACACAGGTAATTATTTAGGAGTGAAGTGTCAGGATGTTTGGAAAGCGCTTTTAAGtgattcagtaaaaaataaaatgtacaccTACACAAAGTAGCTATGACACAGTGTTAACAATTGTTAAAACTAGGTGGTGGGTATAAGGGCGAGTATTGAAAGAGTTGTCCACTTTTTCTGTACgcttgaaaattttcataaaatgataaagaggtaatatacatattttaaaaatccctgcccttgtggaaATTACATTCTGGTATTAGGGTGGACAATTATCAAGGGCGAAGAAGtaaaatatagtaaatattagtggtaagtgcttaataaatgaaaGGCATGAGGGCTTCGGAGTGTTGTGTGTGGAGGTGAAATGGAAGGTTGAGTGGCCAGGGAAGGGCTCATGAAGTTGTACTTGAAGAGCTGAAGGCAGGAGGGAGCGAGTCGTGTCACTCTCTTGTGGAATGGCATTCCGGACAAAGCAAACAGCAGGTGCACAGACCCTAGGCTGGAACCAGTCCGGTGCCTTGAACATCTCATGAGCTCACAGGTTGTTACAATGAAGAGGTCAATGCAGTAGGAACTGCATGAGAAATGGAAGATCAAAAAGGAAGTGGGAGAACCATCTCAGATCTTTATCAAACCAAGTACAGacaaaacagctgtttataaatgCTTCTAGAGGCATGGGCTATATCTGGAGGAATTCACGGGTAACTGCTAATGGTGGCAGTGTCTGGACAGAATTGGGTGATTGGGGTTAGGGGAAGCCCTGCATCTCGACTTTTCACTGGActtactgtttccttttattcccccccaaccccagtatttttatccattttttttttttttttggcttgggaggtcattaggtttatttacttatttattattattactatttttaatagaggtactggggattgaacctgggacctcgcgcatgctgagcatgcgctctaccactgagctcaaCCCTCTTGCCCTGGACTTTCGTTTGAAATATTCACCATGTTTAAGTTCATTCTTATTTCCAACACATGACAAAAGCTTCTAGAGCCCCTCAGTCCCTCTGCAGGCACGGGGCTCCTCCGTTTACAGCCCCTCTTCCTCATGGGCAGCCATTTCAGAAGATTCCTCCCTAGAGCCATTTTCTCTCAATGCAAGAATCGTCTCTCTGCTCTTTTGAATACACCTCAGAGAAATCTGTTGCACAACTATTTGGTTTTGAGGAAACACCAATTTGGCCATAACACGGTGCCCTATCTGGTCACAGTGTCGCAGGAGCTCCCTGTTGACAAGATTGTGGTAGACGATATTTTGGACCGTTATTGTGCGGCAATTCATCTGGGGACACTGAGAAAGAACATTTAACTTGGCCTACTTAAATGACCATGGCCAACATGACAGAAGCCTAGAACATAGGGAGAAATTACACACTGTGCAGAAGACTGCTTGTtaaatattaagaacttactgTTAATTATTAGATATAATTATGGTAtgattatgtttaaaataaaccTGTATCTTGAAGAGATACATATGCTTACTTATTTCTGGATAAAATATGATCCCCagtatttgctttaaaattacctagagggggaggggagtagtTAGAGATGAAACTGGTCATTTGTTGTCATTGTTGAAGCTACGGGTACACAGGAGTTTTTATTATACTATTTTCATGTGCTTCAAAAcctaaggttttaaaaaattgtacagATAATATAAAGAACATATAGATAAATTTTAGCACACAGGAACTCAAGGTTATTCTGTATAATCACTCATTCTATTGTCTGGTAAAGAAGAGGTGGTCAaagtttattaaaacaaaaattttaaaaaaagaaaagaaagaaaaagaagaaaaaaaaccaccACCCTGAATTCAGTCTTACTAGTCAAGGTCCTAATTCCACCTGAGCTTCTGGCCCCATCATCCAGCTCTTTTACACATACACAGCCTTACACTTTTCCAACAAGTGTTTATTATTAGTTAAGCCATGATTCAGGATCCCAGGGTGGGGATCACTATGTAGCCGGGTCTACCTTTACCACCCCAGGGAGAAGGACGGAGGACAGAGGTGGGGTGGAGTCAGTTCAGATCTTCCCAGGAAACGTGCCATCGGCCCGGCGTTCGTCCCAGGTCGTCACCTGTAGAAACACAGCCAGTGTTACTCCCTTCTCCCGTGGGGAAACCAGGCGGACAGACTTCTTTGTCTCCCTCACTTTGCCCACCTGTTCGGTCAACAAGTAACCCCagtacctgctctgtgccaggactGGTAACTGTTCCAGGAGCTGGAGAACCAGTAGAGACCCAGAAGGACAAGAATCACTGTTCTGAATGAGCTGACATGAGCTGACCCACAGTGGggacaggaggtgggggagggaggaggagtaaGAGGCAGACTCAGTGCAGAGCTGTCCATGGGGAAAGGTAGAGCTTTGAGCGTATGACGGTGTCCTGCTTTAGAAGCCCCGGAGTCAACATTCAATGATGTTTGTCAGAATGGTAGAAAGAAGGACTACTAGGCAGCTGGGGAAAAAATGAGGCTGATCTATGCCCCAGCATGAATGGATCGCTAAGATACACAGTCAAGTGCAAAAAGGTCCAAACCGGATACAGTGTGATCCTACTATTGCTCACagatgtatgcatatatataaaaatgatggAAAGGCCCGTACCAAACTGCAACACTCCCCAGAGGTAACACTCTGCAACTTGTAGACCTTCCTACAGGTGGTTAGAAGCATATTCATCTTTACACACTCACACATTCACATTCATATGCTATGTATTAGAGGAAGTGGATAAATGCACGGATAAGGAAGACTGACTCTGAATCCCTGTTCcatcacttcctagctgtgtgaccttgggcaaattactcaaCCTTTCAAGGCCCCGGTTTCCAattctgcaaaatgagaataCTGATAACAGTACCTACATCACCCCCTTTTTTAGCATGTTTGCCCTTATATGACATAAAGCACTTATGAAGTAGCTGGTCCACAGTAAATGTGCCtgttttatttacaaacacacaccacacatcACACGTTCTCTATATACAGATTAGGCCATGCTATACAGACTGTCCTGCAACTTGCTTTTCCCACAAGTCTTAGAGCTCTTTCTGTATTCTGCCACACAGATCAAGATAAATACACTATCATTTATCAAACTTGGGTTATTTCTGAATGTTCCCCATTACAAACAACTCTGCAATGGGCATCCCTGTACACAAACATTTTTGTAGGATGTGTAGATGTGAAATTGCCACATCTAGAGTAtgaatcttttcattttgaaagatcCTCCCTCAGGACTGACCTCAGAAGTGACTAGACCAATTTACAGAACCACCAATACTCAGCACTAttatccccacccccactccttttAAATTAAAGGATCAGACTGCTCTGATCCTTTGGCAAATTAGTCTTTGCCCAGTAATCCCAATTCATAGAAGGGAAACTAAAGAAACCATTCAAACAGAGGGCAAACAAAACATTTCCTGCAATGGAATTGTACACCGCAGTATCATttacaataatgaaaaaagacttggtgttgggaaaactggacagcagcatgcaaatcaatgaagctagagcactcccttacaccatacacaaaaataaactcaaaatggatcaaagacttaaacataaaacaagatacagtaaacctagAAGacaatataggcaaaacattatctcacatacatctcaaaaatgttctcctagggcagtctacccaagcaatagaaataaaagcaagaataaacaaatgggacctagttaaacttacaagcttctgcacagcaaaggaaaccataagtaaaacaaaacaacaatctacagaatgggagaaaatttttgcaaatgaaactgacaaaggcttaatctccagaatatataagcagctcatatgacttaataagaaaaaaacaaaacctatccaaaaatgggcagaagacctaaacaagcaattctccaaggaagaaatacaaatgatcaataggcacatgaaaaaatgctcaatatcactaattatcagagaaatgcaaatcaaaactacaatgaggtatcacctcacaccagtcagaatggccatcattcaaaagtccacaaatgacaaatgctggagaggctgtggagaaaagggaaccctcctacactgctggtgggaatgcagtttggtgcagccatgtggaaaacagtatggagattcctcaaaagactaggcatagacttaccatatgacccaggaatcctgctcctgggcatatatccagaaggaaccctacttcaggatgacacctgcaccccaatgtccacagcagcactatttacaatagcaaatacatggaaacagcctaaatgtccatcaacagatgaatggataaagaagatgtggtatatttatacaatggaatattattcagccataaaaacagacataacgccatttgcagcaacatggatgctcctggagaatgtcattctaagtgaagtaagccagaaagagaaagaaaaataccatatgagatcgctcatatgtggaatctaaaaaaccccacaaaacataaatacaaaacagaaacagactcacagacacagaatacaaacttgtggttgccaagggggtggggagtgggaagagacagattgggatttcaaaatgtagaatagataaacaagattatactgtatagcacagggaaatatatacaagatcttgtggtggcttacagcaaaaaaaaatgtgacaatgaatatatgtatgttcatgtataactgaaaaattgtgctctacactggaatttgacacaacattgtaaaatgactattactcaataaaaaaaagttaaaaaaataaataaaataatgaaaaaagacTGAGTTCAGCTAAAGGGAAAAGGGATATTTTTTAACTATTAAAGACAACAGCTACCCAATAACTGAGCAGGTTGTACTGATGTGAAAACAGGTACACAAtgcaagcaagaaaaaaaaagccatggcAAAACAGCACCTAGAATATGATCCCTATCTACACATAAAtagatataaatacacacacacacgggcccACAGAATAGGAAGTGGAAGATTTACACCAAATTACTAAGGGACATTAACTTTGGACTCAGAAGGGAATGACTGAGGAGTTTTTCACTTTCTACATTATATAAATCCTTCATTTTGAAGATTTACAAAAAGCCACCATGTTTCTCATGGAGaaactgaagatttttttaaattggaaaataaaagatgactggaaaaaatgttttaaatgttcatATAGGAAAAGCACTGAACTCCCACCCCTACCCTTGCTAAAATACACACACCGGGATCAGAGACTAATTCTGAAAAATACATAGacgaaactgacacaacattgtaaaccaactctgcttcgattaaaaaaaaatacacaggaaaCATCTGGAAGATTTTACAATATTATCAGCCAGGTCAGGAGGATAAGGAATAATTTCCTGTGCCTTCTTCTATTTCTTAAGTTTCTGTGAAGTGGTTAtattgcttaaaaaacaaaaacaataacaaaacacttatttttatttcatgaaatttCTGGAATAAAGAAGCCAGGGCTGCTGGGTATAAAGAGTGGGATCACATCCAGCCCTAAGAAGGCAGACACAGCGCGCACCTGATGGGAGGAACCACACAACCTGATGCTCCAGGTAAGGGTGGGCACAGGTCCCAGAAGCATGCTTCCTGGCACACTGTCCAGCAGGCACCTAATGCAGGCGCTGAGGCTGGAGACGGGATGTTATGGGATCACAACGTCGTGTTATCCAAGACCACCCAGGAACAAGGTGAAAtgctgggagggcagaggggactcAAAAACATACGAGTGTGGTCAAAGAGGTGGGAGGAAAACTGAGCAAGCCAAGGATGAGTGCATTAAAGTAATCTGTTCTCAAGAAGTAAGCCCTGAAGATGTACATCAAAGATgcttaaaatactgaaaaattagAACAGAATCTCCATCAAAAGAGAGATAAGTAAAAGCATtgataaattaaaacaaatgaagcaGATCTATACGCACTGTCATAAAAAATGGGGGCTCTAAGACACACTGATAAGTCAAAGGAAGTCACGGAACAGACTATATAGTGTGATCTATCCATAAAGGGAAAAGTTCCACAGGCTTATGCatggaaaatatatatagagaaaaaGGAATCTGTTAACAGTAGTTACCTCGGGGGAGAGGGATTGGCGAGCACAGTGGACTTCTACTTTTTTCCTGTCTGCACacattagttttgtttttcaaaaccaGCACTATTACTTTTGTAATAGCATCATATCTTGATTTTAAgacacttttttttcattttaacatctctgaaattagCATGCTTGTCACATTCATTCCCggcattaaaaaaaaggattaaaacatCTCTCAGTGTTTCTTATTGTCAACGGGGTCTTTGGATGAAATAGATTTACTATTaaacataagttttttttttaaactttcttttggtggcgggaggtaattaggttggtttctttatttttttgtttagaggaggtacgggggattcaacccaggacctcgtgcatgctaagcatacactctactgcttgagctataccctcctaaCCTGTaagttctttatttaaaaaagagggTATAGCAGAGAATATTGAACAGTAACATGTCTGATCAGATCAGGCCTAAAAGGACTGCCTTAACACAACACTATTTTTGAGAGCTGCACACTGAAGTAGGTAAGGGTGAAATGacatgtctgggatttgcttcagaatacttcagaaaaggaaagaaacaaacaaaagggcTAGATTGAGGAAATGTGGAAAAATCTTGAGACTATTCAGTTTGGGTGATGGGGATATTTGGACATGCTCATATGAGAAAAGTACAGGATTCCCAAAGACGGTGATCCCCACAGGGACAGGTAGAGCGCCTGGGTGAGCCGATCTCGTTTCCTTGGCTGAGAGCCCTGCCTGGTTGAGAATATCGgtaaaaggaggaaagagaggcaATTCTAAGAAGAAAAGGCCGTATCCACATCCAGTGATGCCCcatcctccctctgcctctcacaGAGGAGCTCCCACCAAGTCACCACACTCCCCTCTGCAAAGACGCCACCCCAGCATCCCAAGGGCCCCAGGAGGAGGCACATACCCAGGATATGGGGCAGAGGGACTTGTACACACGCTGGTACCATTCGCACACGGAGACATCCCCCCCTTTAGCAGTCATTGCCTTCTCACAGCGGTGGAAGTCTGTGAAGAAAGGGAAGCAGGTCAGCCCAGACCAAGGGCTAGAACACATTTTTGATCAAAACTCACAGAAATACTTTTAATACACAactaattacacacacacacccccctcaattttcacaaagaaaacatCCCCTTACAAGCGTAATACTAAAAAGGGCTAGACAAACCTCACTAACCTGATTTTGCAACCCCTAAAGAACTACTGTTCAATGGGAAATTCTGGGGTCAGAAACGGTAAGGCAACATGAGAGGCATGTGTGGGGATTATGGAAGTCCAGAACCAGGGCAAGGGAAGGGGAAGATGGTCTTGATGCTAAGATGCTGGGCATACACCCGAGAAAGAAAAGCATTATTCACATGGACATCAAA
This Camelus bactrianus isolate YW-2024 breed Bactrian camel chromosome 9, ASM4877302v1, whole genome shotgun sequence DNA region includes the following protein-coding sequences:
- the COX6B1 gene encoding cytochrome c oxidase subunit 6B1, encoding MAEDIKIKIKNYQTAPFDSRFPNQNQTRNCWQNYLDFHRCEKAMTAKGGDVSVCEWYQRVYKSLCPISWVTTWDERRADGTFPGKI